The Nitriliruptor alkaliphilus DSM 45188 genome includes a region encoding these proteins:
- a CDS encoding homogentisate 1,2-dioxygenase, giving the protein MVQYVRGRATTQAHVGLPPGTVEEEHGRGGFYGRASHLYRLNAPTGWTSIDGPLRPHAMDLRSLEDAGDERALPVDVLVNDDVRLGVWARTSPMPFFLRDADGDLTLFVHRGEGLLETDFGPLTYGPGDYLVLPRGTTFRLAPSADTFLLTIATTAGIEPPDKGLLGRHALWDESVVRVPDVDPHDEAGDFELVIRQRGQLTSVRYPFHPLDVVGWKGDLTAFALNALDLKPVSSFSYHLPPSAHTTFVAGNAVICTFVPRPLETAPDALKVPFYHRNIDYDEVIFYHHGDFFSRAGIEPGMLTWHPQGIHHGPHPKAVANAGSKDFTDEIAVMIDTRHPLEATPAGAGVELADYWASWME; this is encoded by the coding sequence GTGGTGCAGTACGTGCGAGGCCGAGCGACCACCCAGGCACACGTCGGGTTGCCGCCGGGGACCGTCGAGGAGGAACACGGGCGCGGTGGCTTCTACGGACGGGCCTCGCACCTGTACCGGCTCAACGCCCCGACCGGCTGGACCTCGATCGACGGCCCGTTGCGGCCTCACGCCATGGACCTGCGCAGCCTCGAGGACGCCGGTGACGAGCGCGCGCTGCCCGTCGACGTCCTGGTCAACGACGACGTCCGGCTCGGCGTGTGGGCGCGGACCAGCCCCATGCCGTTCTTCCTGCGCGACGCCGACGGCGACCTCACCCTGTTCGTGCACCGCGGCGAGGGGCTGCTCGAGACCGACTTCGGCCCGCTCACCTACGGGCCCGGTGACTACCTGGTGCTGCCCCGCGGGACCACCTTCCGCCTCGCCCCCTCGGCGGACACCTTCCTGCTGACCATCGCCACCACCGCCGGCATCGAGCCGCCCGACAAGGGCCTCCTCGGCCGCCACGCCCTCTGGGACGAGTCCGTGGTCCGCGTGCCCGACGTCGACCCGCACGACGAAGCGGGCGACTTCGAGCTCGTGATCCGCCAACGCGGCCAGCTGACCTCGGTCCGCTACCCCTTCCACCCGCTCGACGTGGTCGGCTGGAAGGGCGACCTGACCGCCTTCGCCCTCAACGCCCTCGACCTCAAGCCCGTGAGCTCGTTCAGCTACCACCTGCCGCCGAGCGCCCACACCACCTTCGTGGCCGGCAACGCCGTCATCTGCACCTTCGTGCCGCGCCCGCTCGAGACGGCCCCCGACGCGCTGAAGGTGCCGTTCTACCACCGCAACATCGACTACGACGAGGTCATCTTCTACCACCACGGCGACTTCTTCAGCCGCGCCGGCATCGAGCCCGGGATGCTCACCTGGCACCCGCAGGGCATCCACCACGGGCCGCACCCGAAAGCCGTCGCCAACGCCGGTAGCAAGGACTTCACCGACGAGATCGCGGTGATGATCGACACCCGCCACCCCCTCGAAGCCACGCCGGCCGGCGCGGGCGTCGAGCTCGCGGACTACTGGGCCAGCTGGATGGAGTGA
- a CDS encoding IclR family transcriptional regulator: MVDVDEDKPSRRSSGSRTLSRGLALLTALGEHGDGATVSGLAEATGLDRAVLYRLLDTLTAEGFVTRDAETRKYRLGLSMLELGVRAAQGLEVRRLAGPPLRALSEDTNETACLAVRDRDDLVVVEVIEPGDRFVQVNYRIGFRHPLGVAAHGKALLAFLPDGARDPALQPVRQRGVAYTRDELEPGASGVAAPVFDHTGKAVAAVGIVAPTARLPEPETIALRVLRSAREISERLGWRPRRAT; this comes from the coding sequence GTGGTGGACGTGGACGAGGACAAGCCCAGCCGCCGATCGAGCGGTTCGCGGACGCTGTCGCGTGGGCTCGCCCTGCTCACCGCGCTCGGTGAGCACGGGGACGGCGCGACCGTCTCGGGGCTCGCCGAGGCCACGGGTCTGGACCGGGCGGTGCTCTACCGGCTCCTCGACACCCTGACGGCCGAGGGGTTCGTCACCCGGGACGCCGAGACACGCAAGTACCGCCTCGGGCTGTCGATGCTGGAGCTCGGCGTCCGGGCCGCGCAGGGCCTCGAGGTGCGGCGCCTGGCGGGACCGCCGCTGCGGGCCCTCTCGGAGGACACCAACGAGACCGCCTGTCTGGCGGTCCGTGACCGTGACGACCTCGTCGTGGTCGAGGTGATCGAGCCGGGGGACCGGTTCGTCCAGGTCAACTACCGCATCGGTTTCCGCCACCCGCTCGGTGTCGCCGCCCACGGCAAGGCCCTGCTGGCCTTCCTGCCGGACGGGGCCCGTGACCCGGCCCTCCAGCCGGTCCGGCAACGCGGTGTGGCCTACACCCGCGACGAGCTCGAACCCGGTGCGTCGGGGGTCGCGGCACCCGTCTTCGACCACACCGGCAAGGCCGTGGCCGCCGTCGGCATCGTCGCTCCCACCGCCCGGCTGCCCGAGCCCGAGACCATCGCGCTCCGCGTGCTGCGCTCCGCCCGCGAGATCTCCGAGCGGCTCGGCTGGCGCCCACGGCGCGCCACGTAG
- a CDS encoding ABC transporter permease: MGIDGTLAIRKGFPFGEFIQQCWFIAKVTAVPVVLISIPFGVIIALHVGSFAQQLGAESSIGAAMVLAIVRESAPVATALLIAGAGGSAMTADLGSRRIRNELDAMEVMGVDPIHRLVLPRLAAASLVALLLNGLVSVAGIAGGWVMAVPVQQGTSGAYFASFTELAHLPDLWSAMIKATLFGFLAASISCWYGYSVVGGPKSVGDAVNRAVVLTFIILFFTNFIGTALYFNLVPPKF, from the coding sequence ATGGGTATCGACGGCACCCTCGCCATCCGCAAGGGCTTCCCCTTCGGCGAGTTCATCCAGCAGTGCTGGTTCATCGCCAAGGTGACCGCCGTGCCGGTCGTGCTCATCTCGATCCCGTTCGGCGTCATCATCGCGCTGCACGTCGGCTCGTTCGCCCAGCAGCTCGGCGCGGAGTCGTCCATCGGTGCCGCCATGGTGCTCGCCATCGTGCGCGAGTCGGCCCCCGTCGCCACCGCGTTGCTGATCGCCGGCGCCGGCGGCTCGGCCATGACCGCCGACCTCGGCTCGCGGCGGATCCGCAACGAGCTCGACGCGATGGAGGTCATGGGCGTCGATCCGATCCACCGCCTCGTGCTCCCCCGCCTCGCGGCCGCCTCCCTCGTCGCCCTCCTGCTCAACGGGCTCGTGTCCGTCGCCGGGATCGCCGGGGGCTGGGTCATGGCCGTCCCGGTCCAGCAGGGGACATCCGGGGCCTACTTCGCCTCGTTCACCGAGCTGGCTCACCTGCCGGACCTGTGGTCGGCGATGATCAAGGCGACCCTCTTCGGCTTCCTCGCCGCCTCGATCTCCTGCTGGTACGGCTACTCGGTGGTCGGTGGCCCGAAGTCGGTGGGCGACGCGGTCAACCGGGCGGTCGTGCTGACCTTCATCATCCTGTTCTTCACCAACTTCATCGGGACGGCGTTGTACTTCAACCTCGTCCCGCCGAAGTTCTGA